One candidate division WOR-3 bacterium genomic window, AGCGATGCTGGATGTGCGCTGATTCAGGCAAGAAGCGCCTGTGAGGGGGCATACCTCAACGTCATGATAAACCTGAAAAGCCTTAAGGACGAAAACTTTAAAAAGGAAGTCTCAAGGAAGGCCGAAAGCATACTGATGAGTGTAAGGAAAGAGGTTGAAGAGAATCTAAAAAAGATTGAGGAAACTCTGAAGAGTTAATAGCGCAAAAAATTTCACATCTTTTCCAGTTTCTGGCAAGATTTCCGACTTCCTTATGTGGAATGTAGAATTTTATCCGATGAAAATAAAAGAGCTCCCAGAAGAAGCAAGACCAAGAGAGAAACTAATGTTATTCGGCCCCTCCTCGCTCAAAAACTATGAGCTCCTTGCCTGTGTCTTAGGAAAAGGGACTGTAAAAGAAGATGTTATCACGCTTTCTAAAAGGATTATAGAGCAATACGGAAACAGTCTGTTTTTACAAAATTTTAAAGTTAAAGACTTCCAGGAGTTATTCGAAATAGGGTTTGTTCAAGCATGCCAGATCACCGCTATGGTTGAACTCTCGAGGCGACTTTTTAAGGAAAAATCGACAAACCAGTTTTTAAAGCCTCAGGATGTGTTTGAATACTGTAAGAACATGCAATTTTTGAAAAAGGAGCACTTAAGAGGGCTGTTTTT contains:
- the radC gene encoding DNA repair protein RadC; this encodes MKIKELPEEARPREKLMLFGPSSLKNYELLACVLGKGTVKEDVITLSKRIIEQYGNSLFLQNFKVKDFQELFEIGFVQACQITAMVELSRRLFKEKSTNQFLKPQDVFEYCKNMQFLKKEHLRGLFLDVKNKLLRDEIISVGTVDRTLSHPREIFRPAIEVSAVSFILVHNHPSGDPTPSVEDIEFTKKIKQVSEIMEIDFLDHIIIGDNIFVSLKELLKL